GCCCTGGAAGAAGCGATTGACAGCCTGCCGCCTCAACGCAAAAAAGTATTCCTCTTATGTAAAATGCAGGGCAAATCCTATGCAGAAGCAGCAGAGGATCTGCAAATCTCCAAATACACTGTGAAAGAACATATTGTAAAAGCGAATGATTTTATCCGGGAGTATGTACGCCTTCATCCGAAAGAGGCGCTGGGACTCGGTATGCCATTGATAGCCTGTCTCCTTTACTGATCTGCAAAAAAATATTTTTTTATACAACCCCCCTTTTTGCCTGTGCCGGTGTATTTAGTAAAACAGCTTACCTGGTGGAATTGGATCAACAAATAAAAATCTTACTGGAAAAAGATAACTGGACGGACGAAGAGCGCCGTTGGTTATTGACTTACCTGGATAATACGCCGGCGGGAGAACTAAAAAGCTACCTGTTGCAGCGTTTCCGGGAAGAGGAAGGTATGGCTGCTAACTTTGATCATGCATTGTCGCAAAGGTTACTGGATAATATTCACCGGCAAATTGCACCGGTGGCAGGTCCGCTGGTGGTGCCATTCTATCGCCGCGCCTGGAAAGGCATAGCAGTGGCGGCTATGATAGTCCTCCTTTTTGGCGCAGGATATTTTATCCTTTCACAACAGCAAACGCAAAAAAGAGGGCTGGCAGTGCTGCCGGTTTCCCGGTTTGGTACAGAGGTAGCACCGGGTGGAAATAAAGCGAAACTGGTGCTGGGAAATGGCCAGGAAATCCTGCTGGAAGAAACGGCAGATGGTACGATCGCTGCACAAGGCAATGAGCATATCCATAAAGAAAATGCGGCGCTGATGTACGACCATACAAGCGGGCACACAGCCGGAGCTACTATCAATACCTTGTCTACACCCAATGGCGGACAGTATAAAGTGGTGCTGTCAGACGGCACAAAAGTGTGGTTGAATGCAGCCAGCGCATTACAATACCCTGCTGTATTCAATGGCGCTGCAAGAGAAGTGCTACTGACCGGAGAAGCTTATTTTGAAGTAGCGAAAGATGCGGATAAGCCATTCCTTGTAACCGTAAATGATATACAGGTGCAGGTATTAGGAACCCATTTTAACGTGAAGGCATATACGAACGATAGGCAGGTGACCACCCTCCTCGAAGGCGCCGTGCGGGTGAAAAAAGGCGCGGCCAGCGTGGTATTGGCGCCCGGACAACAGGCCAGCCCTGACAGGCAGGATGGAACCCTGCGGATGACTTCCGGTGATCCCGAACTGGCCCTTGCCTGGAAAAACGGGTTGCTGGCATTTAAAAATGATGCATTACAGGATGTGATGCACAGCATCAGCCGCTGGTATGATGTAGACGTAGTGTATGAAGCAGATGTTGATAAAGAAGCTATACACGTAAGTGGTGCCATGCGTAAGCAGGAGTATCTGTCCAGGGCCCTGGAAATACTGGAGCTTACCGCGGGTATTCATTTTAAAGTTACAGGGCGAACAGTGACCGTTTCCAGATAATTTAATTTAATAAGTAACCAGCAATGGTACACTTGCTGTCATGCCACGCGCATGCCGGTACGGGAACACATTGCTATTCCACAAACATTATAACATGAAAGGAACTTTATCTAACAAGCGAAGGTATGGCGGAAAGCCTTTTCGCATCGTTACATCCGCGTGCATGAAGTGCTGGGTGATGCTGATGGCGGGCATTTTCCTGCAGGCTACTGTTGTTGCACGTGCACAGGAACAACCGCTGACCGTGAAGGTGAATAACGCCAGCCTGGAAACAGTGTTTCGTATTATCCGTCAGCAAAGTGATTACCTCTTTATTTTCAAGGACGAAAATATGTCCAAAGCCAGGACCAAAGTAACGTTACAGGTTGAAAAGGCTACTATCCGGCAGGTAATGGATAAATGCCTGGAAGGGTCTGCCCTTGATTACCGCATCGTTGATAAAACGGTGATCCTCGTTGCGAAGGAAGAACAACCACAACAACAATCGCAGGTGGCGCAGGTGATCATATCCGGTACCGTAAAGGATGCCGCTAACGGAGAAGCATTGCCGGGCGTAACCGTGAGTGTAAAAGGTTCTTCCGCAGGTACGATCACAGATGCGAATGGTCATTTTGATATGAAAGGGGTAACGCCACCGGCTACACTGATATTTTCCTATGTAGGATTTACCACACAACAGGTAGCCGTGAGCAGCCAGCAATCATTGTCTGTTTTGCTGCAACGCGAAAGCCGTTCCATGCAGCAGGTAGTAGTGATTGGTTATGGTACCCAGAAGAAAACAGAGCTTACCGGTGCTATCAGTTCCTTTAAACCCAATGACCTGAATGCCAGGCCGGTACTGGGTCCTGATCAGATGCTGCAAGGCAGGATGGCCGGTGTGAGCGTATCTTCCGCTTCCGGTACACCGGGTGGCGCTGTACGTGTAAGCGTGCGCGGTATTGGTTCACTGAGCGCCAGTAATGAACCATTGTATGTGATAGACGGGGTGCCGGTAATGCCGCATAATGCTGCCATGTTCAACTTTGGGGAGAATATGAACCCACTGGCTGAACTGAATCCCAATGACATTGAATCTATAGATGTATTGAAAGATGCTGCTTCCGCGGCCATCTATGGCTCCCGCGCTACCAATGGGGTGATACTGATCACCACCAAAAGTGGTAAAAAAGGAAAGGGGCAGGTAAGCGTAAATGCTTATACAAGCATGCAGGAAGTGCCGAACATGAAAAAGCTGAAAATGGCCGATCCCGACCTGTATGTGGAAGCGGCCAATGAAGGGATTGATAATTACAACAATCAATATGGATACGATCCCGGCAACAGCAAATTCATTCCCTATATCTATAATCCTTATCCCGGTCTGCCCGCTACCGACTGGATGGACCAGGTACTGCGCAAGGCTTATACCAAAAGTGTGGATGTAGCTGCATCCGGTGGTTCAGAAAAAAGTACTTACTATATTTCCGGAGGCTATCTCAACCAGCAGGGTACTATTATTACCAACGGTCTGGAAAAATATATGGCCCGTATTAATTTAACGAGCGAACCGGTGAGCTGGTTACGTATGGGCGTTAACGTTAGCCTTACCTATTCAAAAAATAACCGCGTACCCGGCTCCAACCTGGGCAGCACTATCATGGGACGCAGCCTGCCACAGCGGCCATTTGACCGTCCTTACAAACCGGATGGCAGTTATTATGTAGGCGGTACCTCCGACCTGGTATATCATAACCCGCTTCAGATCCTGAACGAAGAAGTAGCTTACCTGGAAAATTACCGGGTGCTGGGAAATGTATTCGCAGAAGTGAAACTGGCAAAAGGGCTGGCATTTAAAACCTCCGTGGGTACAGACCTGATCTACACACATGACTATATTTATTATAACCAGAACCATCCTTATGGTACCGGTAACGGACGTAATATAGATGACCGGCGTTTGCTGAGTAACCTGCTGATAGAAAACACCCTGAGTTATGCAAAGGAATTCGGGAAACTGAAAACTGAATGGCTGGCAGGACAATCCTTTCAGCGTAATATGACCTCTACCAGTGCAATAGATGGTAACGGTTTTCCTGCACCCTCTTTTGATGTGCTGGCCGCAGCTGCCGTGATCAATAATGCCAACACCAACCTGTATGGCAACGCGATGGAATCCTATTTTGGCCGTGGTAACTTTTCCTGGGATGGTAAATACCTGCTGGCGGTATCCATGCGTACTGATGGATCTTCCAGGTTTTCCCCCCAGAACCGCTATGGCTATTTCCCTTCCGTATCTGCGGGATGGCAGGTGTCAAAAGAAAATTTCTGGCAGGCCAATGCAACAGACCTGAAGTTGCGTATGAGCTACGGCGCTACGGGTAACCAGGAAGGTGTGAGTAACTATGCCTACCAATCCCTTACAGGCGGCGGTTACAACTACGACGGCAAGAGCGGTATCGCCATTACCGGTTACGGAAATGACCTGCTTACCTGGGAAAAAGCACGGCAGTTTGATGCGGGTATGGACCTCTCTTTCTTTAGAGGCGGCCTGAATTTTACCATGGATTATTTCCGGAAGAATACCACCAACCTGTTGTACAATATGCCCATACAGGGCACCTCCGGCTTTACCAGCATCACCAGCAACATTGGTTCTATGCTGAACAGTGGTATTGAACTGGGTGTAAATACCAATCTTAATCTGGGTGCAGTAAACTGGAGCACAGATTTTAATATCTCTTTTATAAAAAACCGGATCACTTCCCTGATTGGCAATAGTGATCTGCTATCCATCGGTGGTAACCGCGGATTAAAAGTAGGAGAAGATATCGGCAGCTTATGGATATATAAAATGACCGGCATATTCCAGGATGATAAAGAAGTACCACAACCCTTATATGATATTGGTGTACGCGCGGGTGATGTGAAATATGAAGATGTAAACGGAGATGGTAATATCGATATCAACGACCGGCAGATCGTAGGGAGTTCCAATCCCGATTTTTATGGTGGGTGGAATAATACATTCCGGTACCGCAATTTTGATCTCTCCATATTCCTGAATTATGCGGTGGGAGCTGATGTATATGCTACCTGGCGTATTAATACAGAAAGGCTGGGACAGAACGGATTCAACACTTTGGAAAAAATAGCCAACAACCGCTGGACGGGTCCGGGTACCAGCAATACCGTGCCCAGGGCTATTTACAACCAGGGCTATAATATCTATAATTCCAGCAGGTGGATGGAAGATGGTTCCTTCCTGCGCTTACGCAGTCTTTCTCTGGGATATGAATTACCGGCTACGATACTGGAAAGAGTAAAAGTAAAACGCTTACGGGTATACGCACAAGCCGATAACCTGTGGTTGCTAACCCGCTACTCCGGCCTGGATCCGGAAGTAAACTCAGATATGGACCCGCGTTTTATGGGAGAGGATAATCTCATTCTGCCGCAGCCACGTTCTTTCAATATTGGGATTAACCTGAATTTCTAAACGGAAAAAAATATTTTTATGAAACATAAAATATTCACGGCATTATTATCAGGCACACTGCTGTTTTCATCCTGCAGTAAGTTGCTGGATGTGAAATCGCATTCTGCAGTAGCTACCAATACTTTATCTGCGGCAGATGTGGAATCTTTCCTGACGGGCATTTACAACCGTGTGCAAAATGCACCAGGGGCAGAGTCTTACATTATTTTTGACCTGGTAGGCGGTAACCTCATTAATTCAGGGGCCACTACCGATGGAGGTATCAACACTTTTATCAGTAACATCCTGCGGCCGGAAAATGGTTTGATAAGCACTTCCTGGAATGGATATTATGCTGCTTTATACCAGGTTAATAATTTACTGGAAGCCACTACGGTATTACCTGAATCTACCCGCAAAAATGAAATCAGGGGAATCGCACATTTCTTCCGCGGATATATTTATTACAACCTGGTTACCCGTTGGGGCGGTGTTCCCATCCTGGAAAAAAATACCCAGGAAAAAGTATCGCGGAATACAGCAGCGGAAGTATGGTCATTTATTGAAAACGAGTTGCAGGTAGCCATCGAAAATGCACCTGCATATGCATCCGGTGGTTACAACTTTGTTTCCGGTATCGCCGCCAAAGCCTTGATGGCAAGGGTGAAGCTGGCACAAGGCAAAGCTGGAGAAGCAGGGGTACTGGCAGAAGAGGTGATCACTTCCAACCTGTTCGGCCTGGATGATTTTGAAAAGATCTTCCGTTCACAACAAAATGCGGAAACTATCTTTTCATTTAAAAATCTCACCATTGAATCCAGTATAAACATCAGCACATTGTTTTATACCTATGCGCATCCGGTGAAAGGCAGTTATGTATACCGGCCTACCAACGAAAGCATGAACCTCTTCGATGCCAGTGATAAACGTGGTCCTGTATCAGTAGATACTTACCAGGGATTGAATGTTATCAATAAATATCCCAGTGGTCAATCCGGTACTGACCCGTTAATAGTAATCCGCCTGGCGGAAATGTACCTGATCAGTGCAGAAGCGAATGGCCTCAGCGGGTTAGCGCGGCTGAACGAATTGCGTACCACACGTGGATTAGCAGCCATCAATCCTGGCGGTGAAGCGGATTACCTGAACGCCGTATTACTGGAAAGAAGACGCGAATTTTTAGGAGAAGGTTTCCGTTGGTACGACCTGGTAAGATTGAAAAGAACAACGACCGATCTGGGCCTGGCTGCCCGTGAAGCGAAATTTCCGCTCCCTATGAACGAGCTGGCACTGAATAACCTGTTAACACAGAATGATCTGTATTAGTAAGCCTCTTTCTTAATAAAGAAAAAAGATAGTGATATGCAAGCAATAAAATTAACTGCTTATATACTGACCCTGTTGAGTTTTACAGCTTATGCCTGTAAAAAAGATACCGTGGCGCCGCAGCAGGTGGTCATCAAAAGCCCGCTGACACAACTGATTCTGGATAGCAGCCAACTGGTGGCTACTGTATTCTCTGATACTGCTTTCACCGTGAGTGAAGGCGTGGAAGAAACAGATATTCATTTCCTGAATAAGAAAGGATATAGCACACGGGTATTTATCCTGAAGGTAGATATGAACCATCCGGGTGTGCGGTTACAGGCAGGTACCCCTTACGGGCTGACCGGCTTTGCACTGCAAACTGTTCCGGACATGGCAAAGTATATCGATTCCAGTGGCAACCGGGTAATGGCGGCCTTAAATGCTGACTTCTTCAGCACTACGGGCGAGCCGCGCGGCGTGGTGATCAAAGATGGCAAAGTGATGAAAACTACCTGGGCAAATGCTCGTAGTCAGACGTTCCTGGGTGTACTGAATAACGGCAAGGCATATATTGGTGAGCGGGCAGATTTCCCGGTAATGCAGCCGCAACTGAAAGATGCCCTGGGCGGTGGTCCGATGCTGGTAAAAGAAAATGAATTGCAAACGCAAACGGATCTGTCAATAGAACCACGTACTGCTGTGGGAATAAGTGATAACGGCGTATTGTATTTCGCTGTAGTGGATGGCCGCAGCTTTTATTATTCCAATGGTATGACCCTTCCTGAGATGGGCATGTTGTTGAAAGCCTGTGGCGCTACCAAAGCGATCAATCTGGATGGCGGCGGATCCTCCACATTTATGATCCGTCATCCGCTGGCA
The Chitinophaga sp. MM2321 DNA segment above includes these coding regions:
- a CDS encoding phosphodiester glycosidase family protein, with product MQAIKLTAYILTLLSFTAYACKKDTVAPQQVVIKSPLTQLILDSSQLVATVFSDTAFTVSEGVEETDIHFLNKKGYSTRVFILKVDMNHPGVRLQAGTPYGLTGFALQTVPDMAKYIDSSGNRVMAALNADFFSTTGEPRGVVIKDGKVMKTTWANARSQTFLGVLNNGKAYIGERADFPVMQPQLKDALGGGPMLVKENELQTQTDLSIEPRTAVGISDNGVLYFAVVDGRSFYYSNGMTLPEMGMLLKACGATKAINLDGGGSSTFMIRHPLADVWQVRNKPSDGNNRAVGNGWMIINGKP
- a CDS encoding FecR domain-containing protein: MELDQQIKILLEKDNWTDEERRWLLTYLDNTPAGELKSYLLQRFREEEGMAANFDHALSQRLLDNIHRQIAPVAGPLVVPFYRRAWKGIAVAAMIVLLFGAGYFILSQQQTQKRGLAVLPVSRFGTEVAPGGNKAKLVLGNGQEILLEETADGTIAAQGNEHIHKENAALMYDHTSGHTAGATINTLSTPNGGQYKVVLSDGTKVWLNAASALQYPAVFNGAAREVLLTGEAYFEVAKDADKPFLVTVNDIQVQVLGTHFNVKAYTNDRQVTTLLEGAVRVKKGAASVVLAPGQQASPDRQDGTLRMTSGDPELALAWKNGLLAFKNDALQDVMHSISRWYDVDVVYEADVDKEAIHVSGAMRKQEYLSRALEILELTAGIHFKVTGRTVTVSR
- a CDS encoding RagB/SusD family nutrient uptake outer membrane protein, coding for MKHKIFTALLSGTLLFSSCSKLLDVKSHSAVATNTLSAADVESFLTGIYNRVQNAPGAESYIIFDLVGGNLINSGATTDGGINTFISNILRPENGLISTSWNGYYAALYQVNNLLEATTVLPESTRKNEIRGIAHFFRGYIYYNLVTRWGGVPILEKNTQEKVSRNTAAEVWSFIENELQVAIENAPAYASGGYNFVSGIAAKALMARVKLAQGKAGEAGVLAEEVITSNLFGLDDFEKIFRSQQNAETIFSFKNLTIESSINISTLFYTYAHPVKGSYVYRPTNESMNLFDASDKRGPVSVDTYQGLNVINKYPSGQSGTDPLIVIRLAEMYLISAEANGLSGLARLNELRTTRGLAAINPGGEADYLNAVLLERRREFLGEGFRWYDLVRLKRTTTDLGLAAREAKFPLPMNELALNNLLTQNDLY
- a CDS encoding TonB-dependent receptor; the protein is MKGTLSNKRRYGGKPFRIVTSACMKCWVMLMAGIFLQATVVARAQEQPLTVKVNNASLETVFRIIRQQSDYLFIFKDENMSKARTKVTLQVEKATIRQVMDKCLEGSALDYRIVDKTVILVAKEEQPQQQSQVAQVIISGTVKDAANGEALPGVTVSVKGSSAGTITDANGHFDMKGVTPPATLIFSYVGFTTQQVAVSSQQSLSVLLQRESRSMQQVVVIGYGTQKKTELTGAISSFKPNDLNARPVLGPDQMLQGRMAGVSVSSASGTPGGAVRVSVRGIGSLSASNEPLYVIDGVPVMPHNAAMFNFGENMNPLAELNPNDIESIDVLKDAASAAIYGSRATNGVILITTKSGKKGKGQVSVNAYTSMQEVPNMKKLKMADPDLYVEAANEGIDNYNNQYGYDPGNSKFIPYIYNPYPGLPATDWMDQVLRKAYTKSVDVAASGGSEKSTYYISGGYLNQQGTIITNGLEKYMARINLTSEPVSWLRMGVNVSLTYSKNNRVPGSNLGSTIMGRSLPQRPFDRPYKPDGSYYVGGTSDLVYHNPLQILNEEVAYLENYRVLGNVFAEVKLAKGLAFKTSVGTDLIYTHDYIYYNQNHPYGTGNGRNIDDRRLLSNLLIENTLSYAKEFGKLKTEWLAGQSFQRNMTSTSAIDGNGFPAPSFDVLAAAAVINNANTNLYGNAMESYFGRGNFSWDGKYLLAVSMRTDGSSRFSPQNRYGYFPSVSAGWQVSKENFWQANATDLKLRMSYGATGNQEGVSNYAYQSLTGGGYNYDGKSGIAITGYGNDLLTWEKARQFDAGMDLSFFRGGLNFTMDYFRKNTTNLLYNMPIQGTSGFTSITSNIGSMLNSGIELGVNTNLNLGAVNWSTDFNISFIKNRITSLIGNSDLLSIGGNRGLKVGEDIGSLWIYKMTGIFQDDKEVPQPLYDIGVRAGDVKYEDVNGDGNIDINDRQIVGSSNPDFYGGWNNTFRYRNFDLSIFLNYAVGADVYATWRINTERLGQNGFNTLEKIANNRWTGPGTSNTVPRAIYNQGYNIYNSSRWMEDGSFLRLRSLSLGYELPATILERVKVKRLRVYAQADNLWLLTRYSGLDPEVNSDMDPRFMGEDNLILPQPRSFNIGINLNF